Proteins co-encoded in one Brassica oleracea var. oleracea cultivar TO1000 chromosome C4, BOL, whole genome shotgun sequence genomic window:
- the LOC106336584 gene encoding BI1-like protein isoform X2, translating to MWNQKYDLESAQTPLYPMMMESPELRWSFIRKVYSIISIQLLVTIAVAATVVKVHPISVFFTTTSAGFALYILVIFTPLIVMCPLYYYHQKHPVNYLLLAIFTVSLAFAVGLTCAFTSGKVILEAVILTAVVVVSLTLYTFWAAKRGHDFNFLGPFLFGAVIVLMILFPLGKISVMIYGCLASIIFCGYIVYDTDNLIKRHSYDEYIWAAISLYLDVINLFLSLLTLLRAADS from the exons ATGTGGAACCAGAAGTATGATTTGGAGTCGGCTCAGACGCCTCTGTACCCGATGATGATGGAGAGCCCCGAGCTCCGATGGTCTTTCATCCGTAAGGTCTATTCCATCATCTCCATCCAGCTCCTCGTCACGATCGCCGTCGCCGCCACCGTCGTTAAAGTTCATCCGATATCCGTCTTCTTCACCACCACCAGCGCCGGCTTCGCCCTCTACATCCTTGTCATCTTCACTCCTTTGATTG TTATGTGTCCCTTGTATTATTACCACCAGAAGCATCCTGTCAACTATCTCTTACTCGCCATTTTCACCGTCTCTCTCGCCTTTGCTGTTGGCTTGACCTGCGCCTTTACCAGCG GAAAAGTCATCCTCGAGGCTGTGATTTTGACGGCTGTTGTGGTGGTTTCGCTCACTCTCTACACTTTCTGGGCTGCCAAGAGAGGCCATGACTTCAACTTCCTCGGTCCCTTCTTGTTCGGCGCTGTCATTGTCCTTATG ATTCTCTTCCCTCTAGGAAAGATCTCGGTGATGATCTATGGTTGTTTGGCATCCATCATCTTTTGTGGCTACATTGTATATGACACTGACAACTTGATCAAGAGACACTCCTATGACGAGTACATTTGGGCTGCAATTTCGCTTTATTTGGACGTCATTAACCTCTTCCTATCTCTGCTCACTCTCTTGAGGGCTGCTGATAGTTAA
- the LOC106342499 gene encoding serine/threonine-protein kinase Nek4 isoform X1, translating to MSLCACLFLVTNHLNNLLQDSCGETWIMERYEVLEQIGKGSFGSALLVRHKQERKKYVLKKIRLARQSDRARRSAHQEMELISTVRNPFVVEYKDSWVEKGCYVCIVIGYCEGGDMTETIKRACGVHFPEEKLCQWLVQLLMALDYLHSNHILHRDVKCSNIFLTKEQDIRLGDFGLAKILTSDDLASSVVGTPSYMCPELLADIPYGSKSDIWSLGCCMYEMSAHKPPFKATDVQTLISKIHKLIMDPIPAMYSGSFRGLIKSMMRKNPELRPSASELLNHPHLQPYISMVYMKLESPRRSTFTPQWSETKERRRSFSGNDRRLNPSVSDTEAGSVFSSSGRASHSPMFSGRRVSEVTVGVVSEEIVPQRQEGVLKKQSGGAAARTPRVAGTSAKRLETPSSTPRTVEMTNPTERRRRASLPLVVENPYACESDISVNAPRFDKIVEYPEDLFQDRETTPSGGGAGRSSFSFSSMTKDKCTTTVQTRSVSEAKQRRFDTSSYQQRAEALEGLLEFSARLLQQERYDELGVLLKPFGPGRVSPRETAIWLTKSFKEASV from the exons ATGTCTCTCTGTGCCTGCCTGTTTCTAGTTACCAATCATCTTAATAA TTTGTTACAAGATTCTTGTGGTGAAACTTGGATCATGGAGCGGTATGAAGTTCTTGAGCAGATTGGGAAAGGCTCCTTTGGCTCTGCTCTTCTAGTCAGACACAAACAAGAACGAAAGAA ATACGTCTTGAAAAAGATTCGTCTTGCTCGCCAGTCTGATAGAGCTCGCCGATCAGCTCATCAGGAG ATGGAGCTAATTTCTACTGTCCGGAATCCATTTGTTGTGGAGTACAAAGATTCATGGGTTGAAAAG GGTTGCTATGTGTGCATCGTTATTGGATACTGCGAAGGCGGAGACAT GACAGAAACCATAAAAAGAGCTTGTGGTGTTCATTTCCCTGAAGAG AAACTCTGCCAATGGCTTGTTCAACTCCTAATGGCACTCGATTATCTGCACTCCAACCATATTCTTCACCGTGATGTCAAG TGTTCTAATATCTTCTTGACAAAAGAGCAAGACATACGGCTTG GTGACTTTGGCCTCGCTAAGATTCTCACTTCTGATGACCTTGCTTCCTCT GTTGTTGGGACTCCAAGTTACATGTGCCCTGAGCTTCTTGCTGACATACCTTACGGATCAAAGTCAGACATTTGGTCTTTGG GATGCTGCATGTATGAAATGTCTGCTCATAAGCCTCCTTTCAAAGCTACT GATGTGCAGACATTGATCAGCAAAATACACAAACTGATAATGGATCCCATCCCTGCCATGTATTCCGGCTCATT CCGAGGCCTCATCAAAAGTATGATGAGGAAAAATCCTGAACTCAGGCCAAGC GCTAGTGAGCTGCTTAACCACCCTCATCTTCAGCCTTACATCAGCATGGTTTATATGAAGCTAGAGAGTCCCAGACGGAGCACTTTCACACCCCAGTGGTCTGAGACGAAGGAAAGAAGGCGTTCGTTTAGTGGCAATGACAGGAGATTGAATCCGAGTGTATCTGATACAGAAGCAGGCTCTGTGTTTTCTTCTTCAGGGAGAGCATCCCATTCACCAATGTTCAGTGGAAGAAGAGTCTCAGAAGTAACTGTTGGAGTCGTCAGCGAAGAGATTGTTCCACAAAGGCAGGAAGGAGTACTCAAGAAGCAATCTGGTGGTGCAGCAGCTAGAACCCCAAGAGTGGCCGGGACCTCAGCAAAGAGGCTTGAAACGCCGTCAAGCACTCCCCGTACCGTTGAAATG ACGAATCCTACGGAGAGGAGAAGGAGGGCATCTCTTCCGTTGGTCGTGGAAAACCCTTACGCTTGCGAATCGGACATTTCTGTAAACGCTCCAAGGTTCGACAAGATCGTTGAATACCCCGAAGACCTCTTCCAGGACAGAGAGACAACCCCCTCAGGAGGAGGAGCCGGGCGATCTTCTTTTTCTTTTTCTTCGATGACGAAAGACAAGTGTACAACTACTGTGCAGACAAGGTCAGTGTCGGAGGCAAAACAGAGAAGGTTCGACACGTCGTCGTATCAGCAGCGCGCGGAGGCTCTGGAGGGGCTGCTGGAGTTCAGCGCAAGGCTATTGCAGCAGGAAAGGTACGACGAGCTTGGTGTTCTCCTTAAACCCTTTGGACCCGGGAGAGTGTCTCCGAGAGAGACGGCCATCTGGTTGACCAAGAGCTTCAAAGAAGCTTCCGTGTAG
- the LOC106342238 gene encoding selenocysteine Se-methyltransferase, whose amino-acid sequence MVTGNTKAETFYSMKELLKETGGYAIIDGGLATELERHGADLNDPLWSAKCLLTSPHLIHTVHLDYLEAGADIISSASYQATIQGFEAKGYPIEKSESLLRKSVEIACEARSTYYDKCKDDDDKKILKKRPILVAASVGSYGAFLADGSEYSGIYGDLITLETLKDFHRRRVQVLAESGADIIAFETIPNKLEAQAFAELLDEGVAKIPGWFSFNSKDGVNVVSGDSIKECIAIAEACEKVVAVGINCTPPRFIEGLVLEIAKVTSKPILVYPNSGERYDPERKEWVENTGVGNEDFVSYVEKWMDAGVSLLGGCCRTTPTTIRAIHKRLVSRRSLFSSSSSSSHH is encoded by the exons ATGGTGACGGGAAACACGAAGGCGGAGACGTTTTACTCGATGAAAGAGTTGTTGAAGGAGACAGGAGGGTATGCGATAATAGACGGAGGGCTAGCAACGGAGTTGGAGAGACATGGAGCGGATCTCAACGATCCTCTCTGGAGCGCCAAATGCTTGCTCACCTCTCCTCACCTCATTCACACC GTGCATCTGGATTACCTTGAAGCTGGTGCTGATATCATCTCCAGCGCTTCTTACCAG GCCACGATTCAGGGGTTTGAAGCAAAAGGCTATCCAATAGAGAAAAGCGAATCATTGCTTAGAAAGAGCGTTGAAATAGCATGTGAAGCTCGCAGCACCTACTATGACAAATGCAAAGATGATGATGATAAAAAGATTCTGAAGAAGCGGCCTATACTAGTTGCAGCTTCTGTTGGTAGCTACGGTGCTTTCTTGGCTGATGGATCTGAATACAGTGGAATCTATGGTGATTTGATAACGCTGGAAACACTCAAGGATTTCCACCGGAGACGGGTCCAAGTTCTGGCCGAGTCTGGTGCCGATATAATAGCATTTGAGACCATTCCAAACAAGCTTGAGGCTCAG GCGTTTGCTGAGCTGTTGGATGAAGGGGTGGCGAAGATTCCAGGGTGGTTTTCGTTTAACTCCAAGGATGGGGTGAACGTGGTTAGCGGGGATTCAATCAAGGAGTGTATCGCCATAGCCGAAGCTTGTGAGAAAGTGGTGGCGGTTGGGATCAACTGTACCCCTCCAAGATTCATAGAGGGCCTTGTTTTGGAGATTGCAAAG GTGACGAGCAAGCCAATACTAGTGTATCCAAACAGCGGTGAAAGATATGATCCTGAACGGAAGGAGTGGGTG GAAAACACAGGAGTTGGGAATGAAGACTTTGTGTCGTATGTAGAGAAATGGATGGATGCAGGAGTGTCATTGCTTGGAGGCTGCTGCCGCACAACACCAACCACCATCAGAGCCATTCACAAGCGTCTTGTCTCCCGCAGATCTCTCTTCTCTTCCTCTTCTTCTTCCTCGCACCATTAG
- the LOC106336770 gene encoding putative nuclease HARBI1: MMAPPVKKRKGEKAKNGAPPLDPEAIDCDWWDTFFLRNSSLSGVTVPLDEDDAFKYFFRASKTTFSYICSLVREDLISRPPSGLINIEGRLLSVEKQVAIALRRLASGDSQVSVGAAFGVGQSTVSQVTWRFIEALEERAKHHLRWPDSDRIEEIKSKFEGVYGLPNCCGAIDTTHIIMTLPAVQASDDWCDQEKNYSMFLQGVFDHEMRFLNMVTGWPGGMTVSKLLNFSGFFKLCESAQILDGNAKTLFRGAEIREYVVGGFSYPLLPWLITPHDTRHDPSHPMLAFNDRHEKVRSVAATAFAQLKGSWRILSKVMWRPDRRKLPSIILVCCLLHNIIIDCGDYLEEDVPLSGHHDVGYSEQYCKQSEPLGNELRGYLTEYLQR, encoded by the exons ATGATGGCTCCTCCGGTGAAGAAGAGGAAGGGTGAAAAGGCCAAGAACGGTGCTCCTCCTCTAGATCCGGAGGCTATCGACTGCGACTGGTGGGATACTTTCTTCCTCCGAAACTCGTCTCTCTCAG GTGTTACGGTGCCCTTGGACGAAGATGATGCGTTCAAGTACTTCTTTAGGGCTTCCAAGACTACCTTCAGCTACATCTGTTCCCTCGTCAGGGAGGATCTTATCTCCAGGCCTCCCTCTGGTCTCATCAACATCGAAGGCAGGCTTCTCAGCGTCGAGAAACAAGTCGCCATTGCTCTCCGAAGGTTGGCTTCTGGTGATTCTCAGGTCTCCGTCGGTGCCGCCTTTGGCGTTGGCCAGTCCACTGTCTCTCAGGTCACCTGGAGATTCATCGAGGCCCTCGAGGAACGCGCCAAGCATCATCTTAGATGGCCTGATTCCGACAGAATTGAAGAGATCAAGTCCAAGTTCGAGGGCGTGTACGGTCTCCCCAACTGCTGCGGTGCCATAGACACAACCCACATCATCATGACTCTCCCTGCCGTGCAAGCCTCTGATGACTGGTGCGACCAGGAGAAGAACTACAGCATGTTCTTGCAAGGTGTCTTTGATCACGAGATGAGGTTCCTCAACATGGTCACCGGCTGGCCTGGCGGCATGACCGTCTCCAAGCTCCTTAACTTTTCAGGCTTCTTCAAACTCTGTGAGTCTGCTCAGATTTTAGACGGGAATGCCAAAACGTTGTTCCGAGGAGCTGAGATAAGAGAGTATGTGGTTGGAGGGTTCAGCTACCCTCTTCTTCCTTGGCTTATTACTCCTCACGACACCCGCCATGATCCCTCTCATCCCATGCTGGCTTTCAACGACAGGCACGAGAAGGTGAGGTCAGTTGCTGCTACGGCCTTTGCACAGCTGAAAGGAAGCTGGAGGATTCTCAGCAAGGTTATGTGGAGACCAGACAGGAGGAAGCTGCCAAGTATAATACTGGTGTGCTGTCTACTGCATAACATCATCATCGATTGTGGGGATTATCTGGAAGAAGATGTTCCTTTATCCGGTCATCACGACGTGGGATATTCAGAGCAGTACTGCAAGCAGAGTGAGCCGCTTGGTAATGAGCTCAGAGGATATCTGACTGAGTATTTACAGAGGTGA
- the LOC106342499 gene encoding serine/threonine-protein kinase Nek4 isoform X2, with translation MERYEVLEQIGKGSFGSALLVRHKQERKKYVLKKIRLARQSDRARRSAHQEMELISTVRNPFVVEYKDSWVEKGCYVCIVIGYCEGGDMTETIKRACGVHFPEEKLCQWLVQLLMALDYLHSNHILHRDVKCSNIFLTKEQDIRLGDFGLAKILTSDDLASSVVGTPSYMCPELLADIPYGSKSDIWSLGCCMYEMSAHKPPFKATDVQTLISKIHKLIMDPIPAMYSGSFRGLIKSMMRKNPELRPSASELLNHPHLQPYISMVYMKLESPRRSTFTPQWSETKERRRSFSGNDRRLNPSVSDTEAGSVFSSSGRASHSPMFSGRRVSEVTVGVVSEEIVPQRQEGVLKKQSGGAAARTPRVAGTSAKRLETPSSTPRTVEMTNPTERRRRASLPLVVENPYACESDISVNAPRFDKIVEYPEDLFQDRETTPSGGGAGRSSFSFSSMTKDKCTTTVQTRSVSEAKQRRFDTSSYQQRAEALEGLLEFSARLLQQERYDELGVLLKPFGPGRVSPRETAIWLTKSFKEASV, from the exons ATGGAGCGGTATGAAGTTCTTGAGCAGATTGGGAAAGGCTCCTTTGGCTCTGCTCTTCTAGTCAGACACAAACAAGAACGAAAGAA ATACGTCTTGAAAAAGATTCGTCTTGCTCGCCAGTCTGATAGAGCTCGCCGATCAGCTCATCAGGAG ATGGAGCTAATTTCTACTGTCCGGAATCCATTTGTTGTGGAGTACAAAGATTCATGGGTTGAAAAG GGTTGCTATGTGTGCATCGTTATTGGATACTGCGAAGGCGGAGACAT GACAGAAACCATAAAAAGAGCTTGTGGTGTTCATTTCCCTGAAGAG AAACTCTGCCAATGGCTTGTTCAACTCCTAATGGCACTCGATTATCTGCACTCCAACCATATTCTTCACCGTGATGTCAAG TGTTCTAATATCTTCTTGACAAAAGAGCAAGACATACGGCTTG GTGACTTTGGCCTCGCTAAGATTCTCACTTCTGATGACCTTGCTTCCTCT GTTGTTGGGACTCCAAGTTACATGTGCCCTGAGCTTCTTGCTGACATACCTTACGGATCAAAGTCAGACATTTGGTCTTTGG GATGCTGCATGTATGAAATGTCTGCTCATAAGCCTCCTTTCAAAGCTACT GATGTGCAGACATTGATCAGCAAAATACACAAACTGATAATGGATCCCATCCCTGCCATGTATTCCGGCTCATT CCGAGGCCTCATCAAAAGTATGATGAGGAAAAATCCTGAACTCAGGCCAAGC GCTAGTGAGCTGCTTAACCACCCTCATCTTCAGCCTTACATCAGCATGGTTTATATGAAGCTAGAGAGTCCCAGACGGAGCACTTTCACACCCCAGTGGTCTGAGACGAAGGAAAGAAGGCGTTCGTTTAGTGGCAATGACAGGAGATTGAATCCGAGTGTATCTGATACAGAAGCAGGCTCTGTGTTTTCTTCTTCAGGGAGAGCATCCCATTCACCAATGTTCAGTGGAAGAAGAGTCTCAGAAGTAACTGTTGGAGTCGTCAGCGAAGAGATTGTTCCACAAAGGCAGGAAGGAGTACTCAAGAAGCAATCTGGTGGTGCAGCAGCTAGAACCCCAAGAGTGGCCGGGACCTCAGCAAAGAGGCTTGAAACGCCGTCAAGCACTCCCCGTACCGTTGAAATG ACGAATCCTACGGAGAGGAGAAGGAGGGCATCTCTTCCGTTGGTCGTGGAAAACCCTTACGCTTGCGAATCGGACATTTCTGTAAACGCTCCAAGGTTCGACAAGATCGTTGAATACCCCGAAGACCTCTTCCAGGACAGAGAGACAACCCCCTCAGGAGGAGGAGCCGGGCGATCTTCTTTTTCTTTTTCTTCGATGACGAAAGACAAGTGTACAACTACTGTGCAGACAAGGTCAGTGTCGGAGGCAAAACAGAGAAGGTTCGACACGTCGTCGTATCAGCAGCGCGCGGAGGCTCTGGAGGGGCTGCTGGAGTTCAGCGCAAGGCTATTGCAGCAGGAAAGGTACGACGAGCTTGGTGTTCTCCTTAAACCCTTTGGACCCGGGAGAGTGTCTCCGAGAGAGACGGCCATCTGGTTGACCAAGAGCTTCAAAGAAGCTTCCGTGTAG
- the LOC106342500 gene encoding uncharacterized protein LOC106342500, with amino-acid sequence MKGGGDKVEAEILEPYQLSFSDLLDRKRCELISRNVMEALGPNGPGLLCITGVLGSALLRRKLLPMARKLALLDPDKRNRILKEQHLGSDVPLKNPERLVSSFAMHLHYQPPSSNTLDSLDEDDDDFNNLGLVFKELGFCMMELGLSIARVCDREIGGGFLEGTLLDSCTAKGRLIHYHSPADQSFLREEAAQRRRKQSGKCINGSHFNLWQQWHYDYGIFTILTDPLFLSSHSCQDCNLIASHSYLRIYHPSKNKFYMVKTPQDSFIVQIGESADILSNGKLRSTLHCVCRPEQLEHISRETFAVFLQPKWSHTFSVSEHTTMEHIRSGSLQRRPILDTDDVSKADIHNIVPPLSSRIRDGMTFAEFSRETTKQYYGGSGLQSNR; translated from the exons ATGAAGGGAGGAGGAGACAAAGTGGAAGCAGAGATCCTGGAACCTTACCAACTGTCCTTCTCAGATCTTCTTGACCGAAAGCGATGTGAGTTGATCTCGAGGAACGTGATGGAAGCACTTGGCCCAAACGGTCCAGGCCTGCTTTGTATCACCGGCGTTCTCGGCTCCGCCCTCCTCCGCCGTAAGCTCCTTCCGATGGCTCGGAAACTCGCTCTGCTTGATCCCGATAAGCGCAATCGCATTCTCAAG GAGCAACACTTGGGAAGTGACGTTCCTCTCAAGAATCCAGAACGACTTGTCTCTTCTTTTGCTATGCACCTCCATTATCAACCTCCTTCTTCTAATACCCTAGACTCCCTGGACGAGGATGATGATGACTTCAACAATCTTGGTCTTGTGTTTAAGGAACTTGGGTTTTGTATGATGGAGTTGGGTTTGTCCATTGCCCGAGTGTGCGACAGGGAGATTGGTGGAGGGTTTCTCGAGGGGACCTTACTTGATTCTTGCACTGCGAAAGGACGCCTCATACATTACCACTCCCCTGCTGATCAGTCTTTTCTCAGAGAAGAAGCAGCCCAGAGGAGAAGAAAGCAATCTGGCAAGTGTATAAATGGGAGTCACTTCAATCTCTGGCAACAGTGGCATTACGATTATGGCATCTTTACCATTCTCACCGATCCTCTCTTTCTTTCATCCCATTCCTGCCAGGATTGCAATTTGATTGCCAGCCACTCTTATCTTAGGATCTATCATCCCAGCAAGAACAAGTTCTACATGGTCAAGACTCCTCAGGACAGTTTTATTGTTCAAATTGGAGAATCTGCTGACATTTTGTCCAATGGGAAGCTACGGTCGACCCTCCACTGCGTGTGCAGACCAGAGCAGCTCGAGCACATCAGCCGCGAGACTTTTGCGGTCTTCTTACAGCCAAAATGGAGCCACACTTTCTCAGTCTCGGAACATACTACAATGGAACATATAAGGTCAGGTTCTCTACAGAGACGGCCAATACTTGATACGGACGACGTTTCTAAAGCAGACATTCATAACATTGTTCCACCTCTATCTTCTCGGATTAGGGATGGGATGACATTTGCCGAGTTTTCTCGCGAAACAACTAAGCAGTACTATGGAGGGAGCGGCTTGCAATCTAATAGATAA
- the LOC106336583 gene encoding VAN3-binding protein, giving the protein MEREMRRPNPINSSRRPDIGAGSTQLPESPRGPMEFLSRSWSVSALEVSRALHTAKAAGPSTTRTPSLNAASIPEETNPEKEECQAENSQFSFAASATSQLVLERIMSQSEVSPLTSGRLSHSSGPLNGGGSFTETDSPPISPSDDFDDVVKYFRSHNTIQPLFTGTGGTRGTTGNGSNTPVAGAPPKTVGRWLKDRKEKKKEESRAHNAHVHAAVSVAAVASAVAAIAAATAASSQGKNEQMARVDMAMASAAALVAAQCVEAAENMGAERDHLASVVSSAVNVKSHDDIVTLTAAAATALRGAATLKARALKEVWNIAAALPADKGASSALCGQVETKHSGSSFSGELPIAGEDFLGVCNQELLAKGTELLKRTRGGDLHWKIVSVYMNKTGQVVLKMKSKHVGGTFTKKKKHMVLEVKKDIAAWAGRDLFNGDKHHYFGLKTETKRVIEFECRNEREYEIWTQGVSRLVAIAAERKQKNSMSKWTAP; this is encoded by the exons ATGGAGAGAGAAATGAGACGACCGAACCCAATCAACAGCTCTCGCCGACCGGATATAGGCGCCGGTAGTACTCAACTCCCGGAAAGCCCACGAGGCCCGATGGAGTTCTTGTCAAGATCCTGGAGCGTCTCTGCCTTGGAAGTCTCCAGGGCTCTCCACACGGCCAAAGCAGCAGGACCGTCCACAACAAGAACGCCTTCCCTTAATGCCGCCTCAATACCGGAAGAAACCAACCCTGAGAAAGAAGAATGTCAGGCAGAGAACAGCCAGTTCTCGTTTGCTGCTTCTGCAACTTCACAGCTTGTTCTTGAGCGCATTATGTCTCAATCG GAGGTGTCACCGTTAACGTCGGGGAGGTTATCACACAGCAGTGGCCCACTCAACGGCGGTGGTTCTTTTACGGAGACAGACAGCCCTCCGATATCTCCTTCAGATGACTTCGACGACGTCGTAAAG TATTTTCGTTCCCACAACACGATACAGCCTCTTTTCACCGGCACAGGAGGCACCCGTGGAACCACTGGAAACGGCAGCAATACCCCAGTGGCTGGAGCACCCCCAAAGACGGTTGGTAGGTGGCTCAAGGACCGTAAAGAAAAGAAGAAAGAAGAGAGTAGAGCTCACAACGCACATGTCCATGCAGCTGTCTCTGTTGCAGCCGTTGCTTCTGCCGTCGCAGCTATAGCAGCAGCCACTGCTGCCTCTTCCCAAGGTAAAAACGAGCAGATGGCCAGAGTTGATATGGCTATGGCTTCTGCTGCTGCGCTTGTGGCCGCTCAGTGTGTGGAGGCTGCTGAAAACATGGGCGCTGAGAGGGATCATTTGGCGTCCGTTGTCAGCTCTGCTGTGAATGTTAAGTCCCATGATGACATTGTCACACTCACTGCCGCTGCTGCAACAG CTCTGCGAGGAGCAGCCACATTGAAGGCAAGAGCACTTAAAGAAGTATGGAACATAGCTGCTGCGTTGCCAGCCGATAAAGGTGCAAGTTCAGCGCTGTGTGGTCAGGTTGAAACAAAGCATAGCGGTAGTAGCTTTAGTGGAGAACTACCAATAGCTGGGGAAGACTTCCTTGGCGTCTGTAACCAGGAACTACTAGCTAAAGGCACTGAGCTCCTCAAACGAACTCGTGGAG GTGATCTCCACTGGAAGATCGTCTCTGTCTACATGAACAAAACAGGCCAAGTTGTGCTGAAAATGAAGAGTAAACACGTCGGGGGGACATTCACTAAGAAGAAGAAAC ATATGGTGCTGGAAGTGAAAAAGGACATAGCAGCATGGGCAGGGAGGGATCTCTTCAACGGGGACAAGCATCACTACTTCGGCTTGAAGACTGAGACAAAGAGAGTCATCGAATTTGAATGCAGAAACGAAAGGGAGTATGAGATATGGACTCAGGGCGTTTCCCGCCTTGTAGCCATCGCTGCCGAGAGGAAGCAGAAGAACTCCATGTCCAAATGGACGGCGCCTTAA
- the LOC106342237 gene encoding serine/threonine-protein kinase HT1, whose translation MASGGGEAVEIGSDSKLGGVGSRSAGAVGGGQYLRADTVDFSKWDLHMGQSSSATSSAARKTPMQEWEIDLSKLDMNHVLARGTYGTVYRGVYAGQQVAVKVLDWGEDGLSTADDLRISFEQEVAVWQKLDHPNVTKFIGASMGTSDLKIPSGSDSGGHGNGAHPAKACCVVVEYVAGGTLKKFLIKKYRSKLPIKDVIQLALDLARGLSYLHSKAIVHRDVKSENMLLETNKTLKIADFGVARVEAQNPQDMTGETGTLGYMGPEVLEGKAYNRKCDVYSFGVCLWEIYCCDMPYADTSFAEISHAVVHRNLRPEIPKCCPQSVANIMKRCWDPNPDRRPEMEEVVKLLEAVDTSKGGGMIPPDKFQGCLCFFKPRGP comes from the exons ATGGCGTCCGGAGGCGGAGAGGCGGTGGAAATCGGATCCGACTCCAAATTAGGCGGAGTCGGGAGCAGGAGCGCTGGAGCAGTAGGAGGAGGTCAATACTTGAGGGCAGATACTGTTGATTTCAGTAAATGGGATTTGCATATGGGTCAAAGCTCCTCCGCTACAAGTAGTGCCGCCAGGAAGACTCCGATGCAGGAATGGGAGATCGACCTCTCCAAACTCGATATGAACCACGTCCTCGCTCGCGGCACTTACGGCACTGTCTACCGCGGTGTCTACGCCGGTCAACAAGTCGCTG TGAAGGTGTTAGATTGGGGAGAAGATGGTCTCTCAACAGCAGACGATCTGCGCATTTCCTTCGAGCAAGAGGTCGCCGTCTGGCAGAAGCTCGATCATCCCAACGTTACCAAG TTCATAGGAGCATCCATGGGAACCTCTGATCTGAAGATCCCTTCTGGTAGTGATTCTGGTGGACATGGCAACGGAGCACATCCTGCAAAAGCCTGTTGTGTTGTCGTTGAGTATGTTGCTGGAGGCACCCTCAAAAAGTTCCTCATCAAGAAATATAGGAGCAAACTCCCAATCAAGGATGTCATTCAACTCGCTTTGGATCTCGCTAGAGG GCTGAGTTACCTCCACTCCAAGGCGATTGTGCATCGGGACGTGAAGTCAGAGAACATGTTGTTGGAAACTAACAAGACGCTCAAGATTGCTGATTTCGGAGTCGCTAGAGTCGAGGCTCAGAACCCTCAAGACATGACGGGTGAAACTGGAACTCTTGGATACATGGGACCTGAG GTTCTTGAAGGAAAGGCTTACAACAGGAAATGCGATGTGTATAGTTTTGGTGTATGCCTCTGGGAAATATACTGCTGCGACATGCCCTACGCTGACACTAGTTTTGCTGAGATCTCTCATGCCGTTGTTCATAGG AATCTGAGACCAGAGATTCCCAAATGCTGCCCACAGTCGGTGGCAAACATCATGAAGAGATGCTGGGACCCGAATCCAGACAGGCGTCCGGAGATGGAGGAGGTAGTGAAGCTACTAGAGGCAGTAGACACAAGCAAAGGCGGGGGAATGATACCACCAGACAAGTTTCAGGGGTGCCTCTGTTTCTTCAAACCTCGTGGCCCCTGA
- the LOC106336584 gene encoding BI1-like protein isoform X1, with translation MWNQKYDLESAQTPLYPMMMESPELRWSFIRKVYSIISIQLLVTIAVAATVVKVHPISVFFTTTSAGFALYILVIFTPLIVMCPLYYYHQKHPVNYLLLAIFTVSLAFAVGLTCAFTSGKVILEAVILTAVVVVSLTLYTFWAAKRGHDFNFLGPFLFGAVIVLMVFSFIQILFPLGKISVMIYGCLASIIFCGYIVYDTDNLIKRHSYDEYIWAAISLYLDVINLFLSLLTLLRAADS, from the exons ATGTGGAACCAGAAGTATGATTTGGAGTCGGCTCAGACGCCTCTGTACCCGATGATGATGGAGAGCCCCGAGCTCCGATGGTCTTTCATCCGTAAGGTCTATTCCATCATCTCCATCCAGCTCCTCGTCACGATCGCCGTCGCCGCCACCGTCGTTAAAGTTCATCCGATATCCGTCTTCTTCACCACCACCAGCGCCGGCTTCGCCCTCTACATCCTTGTCATCTTCACTCCTTTGATTG TTATGTGTCCCTTGTATTATTACCACCAGAAGCATCCTGTCAACTATCTCTTACTCGCCATTTTCACCGTCTCTCTCGCCTTTGCTGTTGGCTTGACCTGCGCCTTTACCAGCG GAAAAGTCATCCTCGAGGCTGTGATTTTGACGGCTGTTGTGGTGGTTTCGCTCACTCTCTACACTTTCTGGGCTGCCAAGAGAGGCCATGACTTCAACTTCCTCGGTCCCTTCTTGTTCGGCGCTGTCATTGTCCTTATGGTCTTTTCCTTCATCCAG ATTCTCTTCCCTCTAGGAAAGATCTCGGTGATGATCTATGGTTGTTTGGCATCCATCATCTTTTGTGGCTACATTGTATATGACACTGACAACTTGATCAAGAGACACTCCTATGACGAGTACATTTGGGCTGCAATTTCGCTTTATTTGGACGTCATTAACCTCTTCCTATCTCTGCTCACTCTCTTGAGGGCTGCTGATAGTTAA